GGCGAGATAGGAAGCCAGTTGCGGCAGGAAGCGCGGCGGCAAGTTGTCGACGCAGTAATAGCCTGCGTCTTCAAGCGCGTTCAGGGCAACTGATTTGCCGGAGCCGGATATACCGGTGATCAGGATTATGCGCATGGAGTCGTCAAAACCGTACAGTTCATCATAGCATCTGGTCCCCGTGCGTGTACCCGCGGCCTGCTGTCGGCTGCGGGCACGGCAGGCTTTTGCGGACTCAGATCAGTTTGCCGGGAAACTGGCTGTCGGGGTCTTGCATGGCAAGGCGCTGGCGATCCATGAAGTCGCGCAGCGTGTCGATGCCGCGCAGTTGCAGGATCGTGTTGCGCACGGCTGCCTCGACCAGCACTGCGAGGTTTCGGCCGGCCGCCACCTGAATCGTGACCTTGCTGATCGGCAGGCCGAGCACGTCGACGGTCTGGCTTTCCAGCGGCAGGCGCTGAAATTCGCCATCAGGACGGCGGACCAGTTGCACGATCAGCTTGAGCTTCATTTTCCGGCGCACCGCGGTTTCACCGAAAATCGTCTTGATATCGAGCAGCCCAAGGCCGCGCACTTCCAGCAGGTTTTGCAGCAGCGGCGGACAGCGCCCTTCGACGAAGTCGGGACCGAGGCGCACGAAATCGACCGCGTCGTCGGCAACGAGGCCGTGGCCGCGGCTGATCAGTTCCAGCCCGAGTTCACTTTTGCCGAGGCCCGAGTCGCCGGTGAGCAGCACGCCCATGCCGAGAATGTCGAGAAACACGCCGTGCAGCGTGGCGCGCGGCGCGAGAATCCGCGACATGTAGAGGCGCAGGCTGTCGATCACTGCGGCGGCGGACATCGGCGTAGTGAATAGCGGCGTGGACGAGCGCGTGCAGCGCAGGACCAGTTCCGGCGGCGCGGAGACGCCGCCCGCCACCACCAGAAACGGCGGTTCCAACGCGATCAGCTCGGCCATGTGGCGCGAGCGGTCTTCGTCGGTTTGGCGCTTGTAGTAATCGATTTCGGCGTCGCCGAGCACCTGGATCCGGTTCGGGTGGATCAGGTTCAAGTGGCCGACGAGGTCGGCGCTCGACGTGGCATTGGCGACCGATTCCGAAGAAAAGCCGCGCTCCCAGCCTTCATGCCCCGTCAGCCAGCTGAGCTTCAGCATGGCGGCGTTATCGTCGAAAATGCTTTGGGCGTTGATGCTGGACGTATCCATGAGTCAGTGACTCCAGTGTGGGCCGCTTGCCGGACAAAGCAACGGCCGCGCTAGCGCGGGCCGCTTACCTTGCCAGACGGTATCCGCACGTGGGCGGATCACCGGCGTGCGGATAACCGCCGATGCATCAAGGTTGCCACTGAGTGAGCAGGCGGTGCAATGATTCGCGGTCTTCTTCCGTGTGCAGGCGCTCGCGGGCGTCGCGATCGGACAGCAACTGGGCGATTTCCGAAAGGATTTCGAGGTGCTGTTGAGTGGCCTGTTCGGGCACGAGCAGGAAGATGAGCAGCGAGACCGGCTGACCGTCGGGCGACTCGAAGGGGATGGGTTCGGCAAGACGGACGAACGCGGCGAGCGGCTGCTTCAAGCCTTTGATCCGGCCATGCGGAATCGCCACGCCCTCACCAAGGCCAGTCGATCCGAGGCGCTCGCGCGCAAACAGATTGTCAGTGACCGTGCTACGGGCGATGCCGTTCTGGTTCTCGAAGATCAGGCCCGCTTGCTCGAACACGCGTTTCTTGCTGGTGACC
The nucleotide sequence above comes from Paraburkholderia aromaticivorans. Encoded proteins:
- a CDS encoding PTS sugar transporter subunit IIA; this encodes MERHSNAPARRTQATFSPVNMNRLAKFLPLENVVVGLSVTSKKRVFEQAGLIFENQNGIARSTVTDNLFARERLGSTGLGEGVAIPHGRIKGLKQPLAAFVRLAEPIPFESPDGQPVSLLIFLLVPEQATQQHLEILSEIAQLLSDRDARERLHTEEDRESLHRLLTQWQP
- the hprK gene encoding HPr(Ser) kinase/phosphatase, which gives rise to MDTSSINAQSIFDDNAAMLKLSWLTGHEGWERGFSSESVANATSSADLVGHLNLIHPNRIQVLGDAEIDYYKRQTDEDRSRHMAELIALEPPFLVVAGGVSAPPELVLRCTRSSTPLFTTPMSAAAVIDSLRLYMSRILAPRATLHGVFLDILGMGVLLTGDSGLGKSELGLELISRGHGLVADDAVDFVRLGPDFVEGRCPPLLQNLLEVRGLGLLDIKTIFGETAVRRKMKLKLIVQLVRRPDGEFQRLPLESQTVDVLGLPISKVTIQVAAGRNLAVLVEAAVRNTILQLRGIDTLRDFMDRQRLAMQDPDSQFPGKLI